Genomic window (Deinococcus sedimenti):
ACGTCGTCACGCGCGTGCTGGGCGTGCTGCTGGGCGCGCTGGCGGTGCAGTACGTCGCGGACGGCGTCCTGGAACTGCTGCGAGGCGGCCTGAAGACCGGCCTCGGCCTGCTGCGCGCCACCGGACTGGCCTGACGCTCGCGGGGGCGCTACGCCATTCGCCGCACCCGATCCCCAGGGAAAACTAAGCGTGTCAGCGCAACAATCCTCTGACCCCCACGTTTTAGAATCCGGGCATGACTTCCAGAAAGGACGTGCCGGACACCAACCGAACACCTCGGGTCGCCGCTGACCTGAACGCGCCGCGGGTGCTGGTGCTGAACGCGTCCTACGAGCCGCTGCACGTCACCAGCGCCAAGCGGGCCATCACGCTCGTGCAGTACGGCGTGGCGGAAATCCTGGAAGACAGCACCGACGTCGTCCGCTCGCCCAGCACGGTCATGCCAGTCCCCAGCGTGATCCGCCTGCGCCGCTACGTCCGCCGCCCCCGCGTGCACCCCGTGCCGTTCAACCGCCGCAACGTGCTGCGCCGCGACACCTTCACCTGCCAGTACTGCGGCTCGCCGGAGGAACTCACCATGGACCACGTCCTGCCCCGCTCGCGCGGCGGGCGGCACACCTGGGAGAACGTCGTCACCGCGTGCCGCGCCTGCAACCAGCGCAAGGGCAACCGCACCCCCGAGGAAGCCGCCATGCCCCTGCGCACCCGCCCCCGCGCCCCCACCTTCGGCGTGTACGCCCACGGACAGTTCGCCCACTGGCAACCCCAGTGGACCCGCTACCTGGGCGGCTGAAGCGGGGTACGAGGGTCGAGGGTCTGAGAGGCGCACTGCCTCAGACGTTCAGACTCTTCGACTCGCTAGGGTGTGTCGGCCGAGGTGGTGTCAGGAACTCCCGCCGTGCGCTGTGGCAACGTGGAAAAGGTCCACCGGGTGACGTCGAAATCTGACCAAGCATGGTCATTACCGGAGAAGAAGGTGATCTGAAGTCCGCTTTCGAGAGTGAGTGTGAGGCAGGGAACCGCGTTTCTCACCCCGTATGACCACCCGTGAAGGACCTCGCCCCAGAGATCCAGTTCGCGGGCAAGATCACGCAGCGGCCAGAACATCCCGTCCTCAGGAACTGCGAACGCTTCAGGTCCCCTCTCCCAGCGTTGGATGTACAGCATGGGGCCATCGGCAAACATCCGCCACCACTGTCCCTCCACTCGCGCGAAGACCTGATGTGGCGAGTAGACCTGATCGTGCGTCCTGTACTCCTGTCCTACGAGCTGTTCTAAGACCTTCCCGGCAAAATCAGGCCGTTCGCCTTGGAAAACCAGATCGTGGTCATGGGTGCGCACACTTCAGTTTGACCCGTGAACCTGGCTGATACGCCATAAACTGCGGCATGAACCGGGATCAGGCCTTTGAGTTGATGGTGGCGCATACGCCGAGCGTGTCGTTGCAGCGGCACATGCTGAACGTGGAGGCCGCGATGCGCGCCTACGCCCGCCACTGGGGTGAGGACGAGGAGCTGTACGCGGTGGCGGGGCTGCTGCATGACTTCGATTACGAGCTGCACCCGGACGAGCACCCGACCTGGGGCGTGACGTTCCTGCGAGACACCACGGATACGCCGCCTGCCGTGCTGGACGCGATCATGGGGCACGCGGCGTACACCGGGACGCCCCGCGAGTCGCGGCTGTCGCGGACGCTGTTCGCGGTGGATGAACTGACCGGGCTGGTGCAGGCCGCCGCGCTCGTCCGCCCGGACCGGGATGTGCGGCTGGTGGAACTGAGCAGCCTGAAGAAGCGCTTCAAGAACCGCGCTTTTGCGGCGGGCGTGAACCGGGAGGAGGTCGAGCAGGGCGCGCGGGAACTGGGCGTGGACCTGGACGAGCACATGACGCGGGTGCTGCGCGCCATGCAGGACATGCAGCCGGAACCTCAGCCCGGCTGAGCCTCTCCCCTGCCCCGGCCCGCCTGGATGTTGCCTCCAGGCGGGCGTTTTACGTGTCGATCATGCCTGACGCCCGGCTGATGCGCGGCGATCATGGCCCGCTCACGGGGGGGCGCGTACGGTGGGGACACCAGACGGGAAGGCGTCCCAGACGCCAGAACCCCCACCCGCAGGAGGTGAGACCGACTGGCCATCCACCCGCGCCTGTTCACCCTCGATTGCCCGCCCCCGGTCACCCGCCCCGCTCACGACCCACAGGAGATCCGATCATGACCACCCGCACCCTGACCGCCGCCGCCTCCGGCTCCCTCGCCCCCCGTTCCCTGAGTGCGCTGGCCCTGGCGACCCTGAGCCTGGGCGCGCTGATCGCCCCGCAGCGGGCGCTGGCCGCCCCGGCGGACATGACGGGCACCTGGGTGAACAGCAACGTCACGACCAGCGGCATCACCCGCGTGAACGTGACCCGCGCGGCCGGCGGGCAGATGACCGTGAAGGTCTTCGGGCGCTGCCACCCGAACGACTGCGACTGGGGCAGCGCGCCCCTGATCACGTACGGCACGACCGTCAGTGACAGCAATCACTTCACGGCGACCGCCGTGTACGCCAAGGGCTTCGCGACGACCACGCTGGTCCTGAACTTCGGCAGGGGCCGCCTGGACGTGCAGTCGCTGACGCAGTTCACGGACGGCAGCGGGCGGCAGAACTACGCCAGCCGCGACGCCTTCACCCGCTACCGGTAACCACGAAGGGAGGGGCGACGGGCTGACACGCCGGAAACCTTTCCCGGGCACAGTGCGTATCGGGTGGCAGGTGGGTGATCCCCCACCGCGAGCCAGACCCCAACCCCGCTTTCTCTTCGGTCCTTTCAGCGCCGCGCCTCCTGTTCCCGGAGGGGCGGCGCGCGACTGCCCACGCGGGTGTCCGCGCCAGCCGACTGCCTGACCCGCAGCGGGCGGTACCCTGGGCGGCATGACCTCGCCGATCACGCGCATGCAGCAGGCCCTCGCCGCGACCAGCTTGGACGGCTGGCTGGTGTACGACTTCCAGGGCCTCAACCCGCACGCCCGCACCGTGCTGAACCTCCCGAAAGAGGCGTTCCTGACGCGGCGGTTCTTCGTGTGGGTGCCGCGCAGCGGGCAGGCGGTCGTGCTGCACAACCACATCGAGGGCGGCACCTGGGGTGAGATCACGCGCGGCTGGAACGCCGAGCGGCAGGCGTTCGGGTCGCACGCGGAACTGGACGCCGCGCTGCGCGCCGTGATCGCCGGGCGGACCATCGCCATGGAGTACAGCCCCAGTGGCGCCGTGCCGTACGTGAGCCGCGTGGACGCCGGAACCGTCGAGCGGGTGCGGGCCGCCGGGGCCGCCGAGATCCACACGAGTGCCGATCTGCTGCAGTCGTTCCTGGCGTGGAGTGCCGACGATCTGGCCGCGCACGAGCGGGCCGTGGCGGTGCTGATGCAGGCGAAGGACGACGCGTTCCGCCTGATTCACGACCGCCTGCGGGCCGGGCAGCCCGTGACGGAACTGGACGCACAGGCGGTGATCATGCGGCAGATTGACGCGGCGGGCATGCAGGCCGGCCACCCGGTGAACGTGAGTTTCGGCGTGAACGCCGCCGACAGCCACTACGAACCCAGCCCCGAACGCCACGCCACGCTGAGGGGCGGCGAGTGCGTCCTGATCGACCTGTGGGCGCAGGAACCGGGCCGCCCCTTCGCGGACGTCACCTGGGTGGGGTTCGCCGGGCAACCCACGCCCGCGTACCAGAGCGCCTGGGCGGCCGTGGTCGCCGCGCGCGACGCCGCGCTGCGCACCATCCAGGACGGGTACGCCCGCGCGGGCTGGGGCGAGGTGCAGGGCTGGATGGCCGACCGTGCCGCGCGCGACGCCATGGGCCCCGAATGGGAGCCGTTCTTCCTGCACCGCACCGGGCACGACCTGGGCGTCAGCATCCACGGGGCGGGCGCGAACCTCGACGACTACGAGACGCGCGACACCCGCACCCTCACGCCCGGACTGGCCGTGACCATCGAACCCGGCACGTACCCCGCCGCGCAGGGCTTCGGCATCCGCAGCGAGATTGACGTGTACCTCGACCCGCAGACCGGGCCGCGCGTCACGCCGCACACGCAGGCCGCGCCGTTCATCCTCGGCGAAGGGGACTGGGCGCAGGTCCGCGCCCGCGCGTACGGACAGGACTGAATCACATCTGCCGCATGAGTCGGCCTTAAAGCTTCGCTCAGGGTTGCGCGTGCCCCCCACACCTGAACCGCTACCCTGGGGGCATGGCGAACCTCGGCTCCTCCACGATCATGCTCACGGGTGCAGGCGGCGCGCTGGCCACCGCCATCGCACAGGAACTCGACGACGCCGGCGCGCAGATGGTCCTCGTCGGCCGCGGCGACAGCCTCGCGCGCGCCGCGGACCGCTTCCCCGCCACCGAGGTCCTTGACCTGGACCTGCGCGACCCCTCCAGCATCGAGGCGCTCCGCAAGGTCAAGGTCGACACCCTGATCCACACCGTCGGCGCCTGGGCCATGCAGGACGCCCACAAGGCCAGCGAGGACGACTACAACGCCATGTTCGACGCGAACATGCGCACCCTCTTCCACGCCGTGCAGGGCGTCCTGCCGAACATGCTCAAGCAGAAGGACGGCCTGATCATGGGCGTCAGCGCCGGGCAGGCCGCGCACCTCAGCGGCCCCAAGGCCGCGCTGTACACCGCCAGCAAATCTGCCGTCGCCTCCTACGTCCTGAGCCTGCACGACGAACTGAAAGCCAAAGGGGTGCGCGGCATGGTCCTGTACCCCATGGGTGCCATCGACACGCCCAGCAACCGCGACGCCGGGATGGCGTGGGACAGCATGATCGACCCGCGCGGCCTCGCCAAGAGCGTCGCCCACGCCCTGACCCGCCCCGACCGGGCGCACATCACCGAGATCAAGGTCTACCCCGATACCTGAGAGCCGGACGCCTGAGTCCGGACGGCCGTGACGCGCTGAGCCTTCCGTTCAGCGCGTCACGGCGTCATTCATCCGTCGGCGAGGGCGGCCATGAGGGCGGCGGCGTAGCGGACGCCGTTTTCGAAGTCGCGGCGGAGGATGTTCTCGTTGGGGGCGTGGACGCGGCCGCCGATGTTGCCGATGCCGAGGGCGATGACGGGCGCGCCGACGTGCTGCATGAAGGGGTGCATGGGGCCGCTGCCGCCGCTGCTGGGGTTGAGGATGGGGTCGTGTCCGTGGACGTCGCGGGCGACCTGCACGGCGGTTTTCACGAAGGGGTGGTTCAGGTCGCTGCGGGCGGGGTGCTGGTGGCTTTCGAGTTCGACGATCTCGATGTCGCTGAAGCCCTGCTGGTCGAGGTGGGCGCGCAGGAGTTCCACGATGCGGTCGGGGTGCTGGTCGGGGACGAGGCGGAAGTCGAGTTTCACCATGCCCGCAGCGGGCAGGACGGTCTTGCTGCCCTGGCCGTCGTACCCGCCGTGGAAGCCGTTGACGTTCACGACGGGTTTGAGGTTCAGGCGGGTGTGGTACTCGCTCCTCTCCCCCAGGGTGCGGGTCACGTCGTAGGTGTCCCGCAGCGCCTCGCCGGTGCCGGGCAGAGCGGCGATGGCGTCCAGGTCGGCCTGGCTGGGGGGGCGGACGTCGTCGTGGAAGCCGGGGATCAGGACGGTGCCGTCGGGGCCGCGCAGGGAGGCGACGGCGGCGGCGAGGCGCCACAGGGGATTGTCCACGACGGCGCCGTTGCTGCTGTGCAGGTCGCTCGCGGCGACGCGGCAGCGGAGTTCCACGCAGATGATGCCTTTCAGGCCCGCGTACAGCACGGGGCGGCCCTCGGGGGTGATGCTGCCGAATTCCCACCAGACGCCGTCGGCTTTCAGTTCGGCGGCGTGCGCCTCAATGAACGCTTCGAGGCTGGGGCTGCCGACCTCCTCCTCACCCTCGATGAGCCATTTGACCTTCAGGGGCAGGCCGCCGCGCTGCTCTTTCAGGGCGCGCAGTCCGGCGAGGCGGGAGACGAGTTCGCCCTTGTCGTCGCTCGCGCCGCGCCCGTACAGGCGGCTGTCCCGTTCGGTCAGCGTGAAGGGTGGGGTGTCCCAGAGTTCGGCGGGGTCCTCGGGCTGCACGTCGTAGTGGTTGTAGATCAGCAGCGTGAAGGGCCCCTCGCCCGCTTCTGCCAGGAGGATCGGGGCGACCTGTCCGGGGTACTGGCGGACGGTGAAGCCCTCGGCTTCGAGCAGGGTCTGCACGGCCTGGGCGGCGTCCGGGAGATGGCGGCCCTGGGCGGAGACGCTGGGAATGGCGACGAGGTCGGCGAGGTCACGCAGGCCGCGCTCGATGTGGGCCGTGAGGTCGGGTTGGGTCATCCCTGGCAGCGTACGGGATGCGGGGTGGTGACGTGAGGAGGGTCGGGGATGGTGGTGTGCGGGTCAGCTATTGACAACGTTTTCAAGAAGGGGTTAAGTATCGGGTACAGCCCCACACCTGTTTCTGAGCTTCCTCCGCAGCCGTGCGGGGGGCGCGGCCCAGGCCGTATCCTGAGCGCAAGGAGCCTCACGTCATGACCCGCAACGTCACCATCCGAGATATCGCCCGCGAGGCCGGGGTGTCGATCAGCACCGTCTCCCGCGCCCTGAACGGGCAGGTGCCGGTCGCGCCGGACAAGCGTCAGCGCGTGCTGGACGCCACCCGCCGCCTGGGGTACGAACCGAACGCCGCCGCGCAGGGGCTGGTGCGGGGCCGCTCCATGACCGTCGGGATCCTGACGCAGGACATCGCCAGTCCGTTCTACAGCGAGGTCTCACGCGGGATCGACGTGGAACTGGCGGGCAGCGGCTACCAGCCGATCTTCGTGAACGGCCACTGGGAGATTCAGGACGAGGCGGCGGCCATCACGGCCCTGACGCGGCGGCAGGTGGACGCCCTGATCGTGCTGGGCGGCCGCCTGGAGGCCAGTCAGCTGCGGGACCTGCACGCCCGCATGCCGCTGGTCGTGGTGGGTCGGCAGGTGCCGGGCCTCGACGGCGCGTGCCTGAGCGTGGACAACGTGCAGGGCGCGTTCCTGGCGACCACGCATCTGATCCAGCTGGGGCACCGGCGGATCGCGCACGTGGCGGGCATTCCGTCTCAGCGGGACGCGGTGGACCGCCTGGAAGGCTACCGGCTGGCGCTGGCGGCGGCGGGGCTGCCGTTCGATCCGGCCCTGGTGTTCGAGGGAGACTTCCACGAGGGGAGCGGCATCCTGGCGGTCGAGCACTGGCTGGGGCGCGCCGCACCCTTCACGGCGGTGTTCGCGGCGAACGATCAGATGGCGTACGGGGTGGGGCTGGGCCTGTACCGGCGGGGCCTGCGCGTCCCGGAGGACGTGTCACTGGTGGGCTTCGACGACCTGCCGGGGTCGCAGTTCACGCTGCCGCCCCTGACGTCCGTGCATCACCCGGCGCGGGAGATGGGGGAGCTGGCGGCCCGGCACCTGCTGGCACGCCTGAATGATCCGGACGCCGCGGTGGAGCTGCCACACCTGCCGATCACGCTGAGTGTGCGGGAGTCCGTGCGCTTCGCCCGTTCTCCCTGATCCCGGATCACGGTCCCGGATCACGTCCCCTGGAGCCCTGACTGCCCATGCCCTGAGCTTCGTACCCGACTGGTTCCTCACATCCTGCAAACGTTTTCTACTGACGGCCTGCCCTGCGCTGCCGTCCGGAGGTCTGTCATGTCGCACGTCCGTTCTCCCCTTCCCGCCCTGCTGTGCCTGACCGCCTTCCTGAGCGCCTGCGGCCGCGCCCCCGACTCCACGCCCGCCGCGGCCCCGCCCACGCTGGGCGCCCTGGACTACGGCACGAGCGCCCCTCCGGGCAGCAAGGGCGGCCCCACCAACACCAGTGGCGCGCTGCTGAGCCCCGCCTGGACGGCGAACGCCGCCGCGAAGGGCAAACCGCCCACCAACGAGTTCTGGTCGTCGATCATCTTCAAACGCAACGCCGGGAACGCGTACAGCGAGAACATGTTCGCCCATCCCCTCACGCTGCACGCCACTGCGGGCGGGCTGGAGGTCGGGTATCCCACGGCCATGCAGATCGTGGGCGCGCCGGGCCTGGAGAAGTACCAGTATCCGTTCGCGCCGGACTTCACGCTGGGCGTCTCTGGCCTGAACTCGCCCGACACGAAGACCGACGACTGGGGCGACTGGACGATCAC
Coding sequences:
- a CDS encoding LacI family DNA-binding transcriptional regulator, coding for MTRNVTIRDIAREAGVSISTVSRALNGQVPVAPDKRQRVLDATRRLGYEPNAAAQGLVRGRSMTVGILTQDIASPFYSEVSRGIDVELAGSGYQPIFVNGHWEIQDEAAAITALTRRQVDALIVLGGRLEASQLRDLHARMPLVVVGRQVPGLDGACLSVDNVQGAFLATTHLIQLGHRRIAHVAGIPSQRDAVDRLEGYRLALAAAGLPFDPALVFEGDFHEGSGILAVEHWLGRAAPFTAVFAANDQMAYGVGLGLYRRGLRVPEDVSLVGFDDLPGSQFTLPPLTSVHHPAREMGELAARHLLARLNDPDAAVELPHLPITLSVRESVRFARSP
- a CDS encoding M20/M25/M40 family metallo-hydrolase, yielding MTQPDLTAHIERGLRDLADLVAIPSVSAQGRHLPDAAQAVQTLLEAEGFTVRQYPGQVAPILLAEAGEGPFTLLIYNHYDVQPEDPAELWDTPPFTLTERDSRLYGRGASDDKGELVSRLAGLRALKEQRGGLPLKVKWLIEGEEEVGSPSLEAFIEAHAAELKADGVWWEFGSITPEGRPVLYAGLKGIICVELRCRVAASDLHSSNGAVVDNPLWRLAAAVASLRGPDGTVLIPGFHDDVRPPSQADLDAIAALPGTGEALRDTYDVTRTLGERSEYHTRLNLKPVVNVNGFHGGYDGQGSKTVLPAAGMVKLDFRLVPDQHPDRIVELLRAHLDQQGFSDIEIVELESHQHPARSDLNHPFVKTAVQVARDVHGHDPILNPSSGGSGPMHPFMQHVGAPVIALGIGNIGGRVHAPNENILRRDFENGVRYAAALMAALADG
- a CDS encoding HD domain-containing protein; translation: MNRDQAFELMVAHTPSVSLQRHMLNVEAAMRAYARHWGEDEELYAVAGLLHDFDYELHPDEHPTWGVTFLRDTTDTPPAVLDAIMGHAAYTGTPRESRLSRTLFAVDELTGLVQAAALVRPDRDVRLVELSSLKKRFKNRAFAAGVNREEVEQGARELGVDLDEHMTRVLRAMQDMQPEPQPG
- a CDS encoding M24 family metallopeptidase, translating into MTSPITRMQQALAATSLDGWLVYDFQGLNPHARTVLNLPKEAFLTRRFFVWVPRSGQAVVLHNHIEGGTWGEITRGWNAERQAFGSHAELDAALRAVIAGRTIAMEYSPSGAVPYVSRVDAGTVERVRAAGAAEIHTSADLLQSFLAWSADDLAAHERAVAVLMQAKDDAFRLIHDRLRAGQPVTELDAQAVIMRQIDAAGMQAGHPVNVSFGVNAADSHYEPSPERHATLRGGECVLIDLWAQEPGRPFADVTWVGFAGQPTPAYQSAWAAVVAARDAALRTIQDGYARAGWGEVQGWMADRAARDAMGPEWEPFFLHRTGHDLGVSIHGAGANLDDYETRDTRTLTPGLAVTIEPGTYPAAQGFGIRSEIDVYLDPQTGPRVTPHTQAAPFILGEGDWAQVRARAYGQD
- a CDS encoding HNH endonuclease; protein product: MTSRKDVPDTNRTPRVAADLNAPRVLVLNASYEPLHVTSAKRAITLVQYGVAEILEDSTDVVRSPSTVMPVPSVIRLRRYVRRPRVHPVPFNRRNVLRRDTFTCQYCGSPEELTMDHVLPRSRGGRHTWENVVTACRACNQRKGNRTPEEAAMPLRTRPRAPTFGVYAHGQFAHWQPQWTRYLGG
- a CDS encoding SDR family oxidoreductase; translation: MANLGSSTIMLTGAGGALATAIAQELDDAGAQMVLVGRGDSLARAADRFPATEVLDLDLRDPSSIEALRKVKVDTLIHTVGAWAMQDAHKASEDDYNAMFDANMRTLFHAVQGVLPNMLKQKDGLIMGVSAGQAAHLSGPKAALYTASKSAVASYVLSLHDELKAKGVRGMVLYPMGAIDTPSNRDAGMAWDSMIDPRGLAKSVAHALTRPDRAHITEIKVYPDT